The following proteins are encoded in a genomic region of Xanthomonas citri pv. mangiferaeindicae:
- a CDS encoding polyisoprenoid-binding protein, whose protein sequence is MGETQDTAQAIAGVSGTYVLDPHHTDVVAQWSHFGFSHPVAHFGQVEGRIVYDADNVSASSVEVTLPLAGLNSHVSEFDDHLRSADFFDAAKYPNATFKSTSVESAGTNKLKVTGDLTIKDITKPVVLDVTINKFGEQPMVKRAAAGFDAVAQIKRSDFGVGAYAPNVSDEVELRITTEAVVAEDAAAPAAATAQ, encoded by the coding sequence ATGGGCGAAACCCAGGACACCGCCCAGGCGATCGCCGGCGTGTCGGGCACCTACGTGCTCGATCCCCACCACACCGACGTGGTCGCGCAGTGGAGCCACTTCGGCTTCTCGCATCCGGTGGCGCATTTCGGCCAGGTCGAAGGCCGCATCGTGTACGACGCCGACAACGTGTCCGCCTCCTCGGTCGAAGTCACGCTGCCGCTGGCCGGCCTGAACTCGCACGTCTCCGAGTTCGACGACCACCTGCGCAGCGCCGACTTCTTCGACGCGGCCAAGTACCCCAACGCCACGTTCAAGAGCACGTCGGTCGAGAGCGCGGGCACCAACAAGCTCAAGGTCACCGGCGATCTGACGATCAAGGACATCACCAAGCCGGTGGTGCTCGACGTGACGATCAACAAGTTCGGCGAGCAGCCGATGGTCAAGCGCGCCGCCGCCGGCTTCGACGCCGTCGCGCAGATCAAGCGCAGCGATTTCGGCGTCGGTGCCTATGCGCCGAACGTCAGCGACGAGGTCGAGCTGCGGATCACGACCGAGGCCGTTGTCGCCGAGGACGCTGCCGCGCCGGCCGCTGCCACCGCGCAGTGA
- a CDS encoding quercetin 2,3-dioxygenase produces the protein MKLHRPADARGQVRTDWLDSRHTFSFGHYHDPAWMGFGPLRVINEDRVAPGAGFPTHGHANMEILSYVLEGTLAHADNQGGRGALSAGELQWMGAGHGIEHSEFNGSAQAPVHFLQIWIQPDRVNLPPGHAQRAFDPAARRGTWGVLASPDGRDGSLAIRQQATLQGVLLGEGERVEATLSPDRRYWLQVARGAVRVDGEQLSAGDAQGWVDEAATLVIEGAGEALADVLLFDLPR, from the coding sequence ATGAAACTGCATCGCCCCGCCGACGCCCGCGGCCAGGTCCGGACCGACTGGCTCGACAGCCGCCATACCTTCTCGTTCGGCCACTACCACGACCCGGCATGGATGGGCTTCGGCCCGTTGCGCGTGATCAACGAGGACCGAGTCGCCCCAGGCGCGGGCTTTCCGACCCACGGCCACGCCAACATGGAGATCCTCAGCTACGTGCTCGAAGGCACGCTGGCGCATGCGGACAACCAGGGCGGCCGCGGCGCGCTGTCGGCCGGCGAGCTGCAGTGGATGGGCGCTGGCCACGGGATCGAGCACAGCGAGTTCAACGGCTCGGCGCAGGCGCCGGTGCATTTCCTGCAGATCTGGATCCAGCCCGATCGCGTCAACTTGCCGCCGGGCCACGCGCAGCGCGCGTTCGACCCGGCCGCGCGGCGTGGTACCTGGGGGGTGCTGGCCTCGCCCGACGGCCGCGACGGCAGCCTGGCGATCCGCCAGCAGGCGACGCTGCAGGGCGTGTTGCTGGGTGAGGGCGAGCGCGTCGAAGCGACGTTGTCGCCGGACCGGCGCTACTGGCTGCAGGTCGCACGCGGCGCGGTGCGCGTCGACGGCGAGCAGCTGTCGGCCGGCGATGCGCAGGGCTGGGTCGACGAGGCGGCGACCCTGGTCATCGAGGGCGCGGGCGAGGCCCTGGCCGACGTGCTGTTGTTCGACCTGCCGCGCTGA